A single genomic interval of archaeon BMS3Bbin15 harbors:
- the tcmN gene encoding multifunctional cyclase-dehydratase-3-O-methyl transferase TcmN: MTNWKYSHPHPKGTHHLDETGKPLYSYHFNWVLPFHEPGLAPVGDKTGAYHMKPDGTPAYDQRFDRTFGFYQGRAAVIKEHRSFHILPDGIRLYERDWAWCGNFQNNRCPVRDEKGNYYHIRLDGSKVPNGPWVYAGDYREGASVVRGKDGLCRHINPEGELIHNKAFFDLDVFHKGFARARDAEGWFHIERDGDDISHRRYEYLEPFYNGQAYARLKDGSVVVINENGEITANVPTSEQEKFHRLHDVAVSYWIPFAIKLGFDAGLARGKPSIEIDDRGKEAIRNAWISLGLLDEDTSTLTPFGKQLELNTIIRDRFDFWLGPQLKPWIDALTGQDVKKGCDFFESLSSNQKIVSLTQRVLDSYAKFDWRGITHLIKLKGSKMVVDLGGGKGALLKEIIQSPYVEKGILFERPEVARLVDSQEKMEIVGGDIFSDILPVGDLYILSRVLHDWDDKKAIQILRNVAKSSGSEARLLIIDRISSNRGDYGLLDLNMYLITGGRERSLEDWKGLIKKTIWNLRKSEPFSGHFIMELEKVDSNV, translated from the coding sequence ATGACAAACTGGAAATACAGTCACCCCCATCCAAAAGGTACACATCATTTAGATGAAACAGGTAAGCCTTTATACTCTTATCATTTCAACTGGGTACTACCATTCCATGAACCAGGACTTGCCCCGGTCGGTGACAAAACCGGTGCATACCACATGAAACCTGATGGAACTCCTGCCTATGACCAGAGGTTTGACCGAACCTTTGGTTTCTATCAGGGGAGAGCTGCAGTTATTAAAGAACATAGGTCGTTTCATATTCTACCTGATGGTATTCGGTTATATGAACGCGATTGGGCCTGGTGTGGAAATTTCCAGAATAACAGGTGTCCTGTCAGGGATGAAAAAGGAAATTATTACCATATCAGACTGGATGGAAGCAAAGTTCCCAATGGTCCGTGGGTATATGCCGGGGATTATAGGGAGGGTGCGTCGGTCGTCCGTGGGAAAGATGGGCTATGTCGTCACATCAACCCTGAAGGCGAACTCATTCATAATAAAGCATTCTTCGACCTTGACGTATTTCATAAGGGCTTTGCCAGGGCAAGGGATGCTGAAGGGTGGTTCCACATTGAAAGGGACGGGGATGATATTAGCCATCGAAGGTATGAGTATCTTGAGCCTTTCTACAATGGCCAGGCTTATGCCAGATTGAAAGACGGCTCTGTTGTAGTCATCAATGAGAATGGAGAAATAACGGCAAATGTCCCAACTTCAGAGCAAGAGAAATTTCATAGGCTTCATGATGTTGCAGTATCATATTGGATTCCTTTTGCAATTAAACTAGGATTCGATGCGGGACTGGCCAGAGGAAAACCTTCAATTGAAATCGACGACCGCGGAAAAGAAGCAATAAGGAACGCATGGATTTCACTTGGACTATTGGATGAAGATACCAGTACCTTGACTCCCTTTGGAAAACAACTCGAACTAAACACCATCATAAGGGACAGATTTGACTTTTGGCTTGGACCACAATTAAAACCGTGGATTGACGCCTTAACTGGTCAAGATGTAAAGAAAGGATGTGACTTTTTCGAATCGCTGTCGTCAAATCAAAAGATTGTTTCTTTGACTCAGAGGGTATTGGACTCATATGCTAAATTTGATTGGAGGGGCATTACTCATCTTATCAAATTAAAGGGAAGTAAAATGGTTGTTGACCTCGGGGGTGGAAAGGGTGCTCTATTAAAAGAGATTATCCAATCCCCTTATGTTGAGAAGGGTATTCTATTCGAGCGTCCGGAAGTAGCCAGACTAGTTGATAGTCAAGAGAAAATGGAAATTGTTGGTGGTGACATTTTTTCAGACATACTACCTGTAGGCGACCTATATATTCTCAGCCGCGTTCTCCACGATTGGGATGACAAGAAAGCTATACAAATCCTCCGAAACGTAGCGAAGTCATCAGGTAGTGAAGCTCGTCTTTTAATCATTGACCGTATATCATCAAATAGGGGTGACTATGGGCTTCTCGACCTCAACATGTACCTGATAACTGGTGGGCGAGAGCGCAGTCTTGAAGATTGGAAAGGATTGATTAAAAAAACCATATGGAATCTTCGAAAAAGTGAGCCTTTCAGTGGCCACTTCATAATGGAATTGGAAAAGGTCGATAGCAATGTCTGA
- a CDS encoding histidine phosphatase superfamily has translation MSEYKITRWDVNDKIPKEGILLIRHGPREGGSFPARTTPLSEEGRFASLNFGKKWDGHKPNCIVVSPVHRCGETGKLIKKGANWKVSIYESNMLGDHGPFMIDLKLFEKTIKCSNHRNLGYYLRRHIGGYDVPGMLHRDLGSKRLLSDLTYFNDRGGLTLAISHDSIIAAILASDGNNTEPWPEPLCGAIIRF, from the coding sequence ATGTCTGAATACAAAATCACGAGGTGGGATGTCAATGACAAAATACCAAAGGAAGGCATATTACTAATCCGCCATGGCCCAAGAGAAGGGGGCTCATTCCCCGCAAGAACCACACCACTCTCTGAAGAGGGAAGGTTTGCCAGTTTAAATTTTGGAAAAAAATGGGATGGGCATAAACCTAACTGTATAGTTGTGAGCCCTGTTCATAGGTGCGGCGAAACAGGCAAACTAATAAAAAAAGGAGCCAACTGGAAAGTCAGTATCTATGAATCAAACATGCTAGGAGACCACGGACCCTTCATGATAGACCTAAAATTATTTGAGAAAACAATAAAGTGTTCAAATCATAGGAATTTGGGGTACTATCTCAGACGCCATATAGGGGGATATGATGTTCCTGGCATGCTGCACCGTGACCTCGGAAGCAAGAGATTACTCTCCGACCTTACTTATTTCAATGACCGAGGAGGACTTACATTGGCAATCTCTCACGATTCAATAATAGCAGCTATACTTGCATCTGATGGAAACAATACTGAGCCATGGCCTGAGCCATTATGCGGTGCAATAATAAGATTCTGA